A window of Conger conger chromosome 13, fConCon1.1, whole genome shotgun sequence contains these coding sequences:
- the LOC133108689 gene encoding uncharacterized protein LOC133108689 codes for MNGPHPGTRSAMGSGRGLAEVIMEMQDEIKKLESENRALRGELGQHEAGSGSAEANLASPAFHHRHAAEESSPHANLRRNASAPTLERQYKDNIIMTVRRYSISPDMRTVNRKSERLASGQEPTEARDTGWTRLQGETRGDAPALLAPSAREESREKQSNRRSLQEYVHKSRAKVKTVTFLLPVEDIYTNRPFLANQRAGGKTYDLGVIVEDS; via the exons ATGAATGGACCTCATCCGGGGACTCGCAGCGCAATGGGTAGCGGCCGGGGACTCGCGGAGGTGATCATGGAGATGCAGGACGAAATTAAAAAGCTGGAGTCGGAGAACAGGGCCCTGCGCGGGGAGCTGGGACAGCACGAGGCGGGGAGCGGCAGTGCGGAGGCCAACCTGGCCTCGCCCGCATTCCACCACAGACACGCCGCGGAGGAATCCTCTCCGCACGCTAATCTGAGGCGGAATGCGTCTGCACCCACGCTGGAAAGACAATACAAGG ACAACATCATCATGACGGTGCGCCGATATTCCATCTCGCCCGACATGAGGACAGTGAACCGGAAGAGCGAGAGACTGGCGTCCGGACAGGAGCCCACGGAGGCGCGCGACACGGGCTGGACCCGACTCCAGGGCGAAACCCGCGGGGACGCGCCCGCCCTGCTCGCCCCCTCTGCCCGGGAGGAGAGCAGGGAGAAACAATCCAACAGACGGTCCCTCCAAGAATACGTGCACAAAAGCAg GGCTAAAGTCAAAACCGTCACCTTTCTTCTTCCTGTGGAGGATATTTACACAAACCGGCCCTTCCTGGCCAATCAGAGGGCGGGCGGGAAGACGTACGACCTGGGCGTGATTGTGGAGGACTCGTGA
- the LOC133108184 gene encoding guanylate cyclase soluble subunit beta-2-like, with translation MCTKAQYTDGYGFINTCLKSLVIEKFGEETWEKLRREAGVQDTFMTFEVYGDDITMRLLAEACRLLDVEPDVVLRQFGEYFFEFCKRSGYDHMLRTLGGNLYEFIENLDALHSYLSLSYKEMNAPSFRVEKNSNGTMVLHYYSIRRGLCHIVPGIIGAVAKDFFRIQIKMEILEQREEAEWMRKKEHIVFLVSQEPLGSKSKSKLSLTKPIRYCSVYLGPRGRSHWEMVRGLVHLGKGKLLRGFEPVYPESLCIDLQTFCNTFPYHLVFDQELRVRQAGVNIQRIVPGLQTRQIRLDQYFSILQPEVPFTIPSIRTFINSHFVLQTRRGNMPQEWRDRPMLELRGQMVWMSRLQCMLYQASPLLRSLQELEERRMHISDIAPHDVTRDLILLNQQRLAEMELSNQLERKKEELRHLSQHLEQEKHKTDALLYAMLPKHVANQLKEGKRVEAGEFKECTILFSDVVTFTNICSECEPIQIVFMLNSMYLKFDRLTTVHNVYKVETIGDAYMVVGGVPLPVSSHAERVANFALGMITAARDVTNPITSQPIQIRVGMHSGPVLAGVVGEKMPRYCLFGDTVNTASRMESHGLPNRIHLSPSVYQALRGKGFWLKARGEMEVKGKGKMHTYFLEANLRATDEQIMGWSNRKPDSGHESVQSGPSPRAHRALYKPRTQAARHCGAAVPMKYGDSLTEPPPDLGPEPQPPAPSLAGNPRDSESYGSLQSADNSSERNPSEKNPSERKPSERKPSERKPSVKNPSEKNPSEKNPSVKNPAEVNPSEENLEGGTASPAKAREPLREPPRTRLCVVL, from the exons ATGTGCACCAAAGCCCAGTATACAGACGGA TACGGATTTATAAACACGTGCTTGAAGTCTTTGGTCATTGAAAAATTCGGAGAGGAGACGTGGGAAAAACTCAG ACGGGAGGCCGGGGTTCAAGACACCTTCATGACGTTTGAGGTCTACGGAGATGACATCACCATGCGGCTGCTGGCGGAGGCGTGCAGGCTGCTGG ATGTTGAGCCAGATGTGGTGCTAAGGCAGTTTGGGGAATACTTCTTTGAGTTCTGTAAGCGATCCGGGTATGACCACATGCTGCGGACACTAGGGGGGAACCTGTATGAGTTCATAGAAAACCTGGACGCTCTACACAGCTACCTCTCTCTGTCCTACAAG GAGATGAATGCCCCTTCGTTTCGTGTGGAGAAGAACAGCAATGGGACCATGGTGCTCCACTACTACTCCATCAGACGGGGCCTCTGCCATATCGTCCCtg GTATCATTGGCGCTGTAGCGAAGGACTTCTTCAGAATCCAGATAAAGATGGAGATCctggagcagagggaggaggcCGAGTGGATGAGGAAGAAGGAGCACATCGTGTTCCTCGTCAGCCAGGAGCCACTCGGCTCAAAGAGCAAGAGCAAACTGTCCCTGACTAAACCAATCAG GTACTGCTccgtttacct GGGTCCCAGGGGGAGGAGCCACTGGGAGATGGTGCGGGGATTGGTCCATCTGGGAAAGG GGAAACTCCTGAGAGGCTTTGAGCCAGTTTACCCAGAATCCCTCTGCATCGATTTACAGACGTTCTGCAACACCTTCCCCTACCACCTGGTGTTCGATCAGGAG CTGCGGGTGAGGCAGGCTGGGGTGAACATCCAGAGGATCGTGCCGGGGCTCCAGACCAGGCAGATCCGGCTGGACCAGTACTTCAGCATCCTGCAGCCCGAGGTGCCCTTCACCATCCCCAGCATCCGCACCTTCATCAACAGCCACTTTGTGCTGCAAACCCGCCGAGGCAACATGCCCCAGGAGTGGAGAGACAGGCCCATGCTGGAGCTCAGAG ggcAGATGGTGTGGATGTCCCGGCTGCAGTGCATGCTGTACCAGGCGTCCCCTCTCTTGCGCAGcctgcaggagctggaggagaggcGCATGCACATTTCGGACATCGCCCCACATGATGTCACACGTGACCTCATCCTGCTCAACCAGCAGCGATTGGCCGAGATGGAGCTGTCCAATCAGCTGGAGCGTAAGAAGGAGGAACTGCGGCACCTGTCCCAGCACCTGGAGCAGGAGAAGCACAAGACCGATGCCCTGCTCTACGCCATGCTGCCCAAGCACGTGGCCAACCAACTGAAGGAGGGCAAGAGGGTGGAGGCAG GAGAGTTTAAGGAGTGCACGATTCTCTTCAGCGATGTGGTGACATTCACCAACATCTGCTCTGAGTGCGAGCCCATCCAGATCGTGTTCATGCTCAACTCCATGTATCTGAAGTTCGACCGGCTGACCACTGTGCACAACGTCTACAAG gtAGAGACAATTGGAGACGCCTACATGGTTGTGGGTGGAGTTCCGCTCCCAGTCTCCAGCCACGCAGAGAGAGTGGCCAACTTTGCCCTAGGCATGATCACTGCTGCCAGGGACGTCACCAACCCAATCACATCACAGCCCATACAG ATCCGGGTCGGGATGCATTCTGGGCCGGTTCTGGCGGGGGTGGTGGGCGAGAAGATGCCGCGGTACTGTTTGTTTGGAGATACAGTGAACACAGCGTCCCGCATGGAGAGCCATGGCCTGCCCAACAGGATCCACCTCAGCCCCAGTGTCTACCA GGCTCTCAGAGGGAAGGGGTTCTGGCTTAAGGCTCGAGGGGAGATGGAGGTGAAGGGTAAGGGGAAGATGCACACCTACTTCCTGGAAGCAAACCTTCGAGCCACGGATGAGCAGATCATGGGCTGGTCCAATAGGAAGCCAGACTCTGGCCATGAGTCGGTCCAATCAGGGCCCAGCCCCAGGGCCCACAGGGCCCTCTACAAACCCAGGACTCAAG CAGCCAGGCACTGTGGTGCGGCCGTGCCCATGAAGTACGGAGACAGCCTGACAGAGCCCCCCCCAGACCTGGGGCCGGAACCCCAACCTCCAGCCCCAAGTCTGGCAG GTAACCCACGCGACTCTGAGAGCTATGGGAGTCTCCAGAGTGCCGATAACTCGTCAGAGAGGAACCCGTCAGAGAAGAACCCGTCAGAGAGGAAGCCGTCAGAGAGGAAGCCGTCAGAGAGGAAGCCGTCAGTGAAGAACCCGTCAGAGAAGAACCCGTCAGAGAAGAACCCGTCAGTGAAGAACCCTGCAGAGGTGAACCCGTCGGAGGAGAACCTGGAAGGAGGGACCGCTTCACCAGCCAAAGCCAGGGAGCCCCTCAGGGAGCCCCCCAGGACCAGACTGTGTGTGGTGCTCTGA